In one window of Prevotella sp. E13-17 DNA:
- a CDS encoding glycosyltransferase, translating into MKYSIIVPVFNRPDEVGELLDSLSHQEMKDFEVVVVEDGSNVTCKDVCDQYAGILDLFYYYKDNSGPGQSRNYGAARAHGDWLIVLDSDVVLPDNYLKAVDDELAHLDCDAWGGPDAAHPSFTPVQKAISYSMTSFFTTGGIRGGKTKLDKFFPRSYNMGIRRNVYQQLGGFSKMRFGEDIDFSYRIVEAGFKTRLLPAAWVWHKRRTDFRKFFRQVYNSGIARVNLEKRHPGTMKLVHLLPTVFTVGTIALLLLAPWTSGWSLLPLFLYALLLCLDSAIANRSLRVGMLSIPAAFVQLMGYGLGFIESWWKRCILKRNEFSAFDETFYK; encoded by the coding sequence TTGAAGTATTCAATCATCGTCCCTGTCTTTAACCGTCCCGATGAGGTTGGTGAATTGTTGGATAGCCTCAGTCATCAAGAGATGAAAGATTTTGAGGTTGTCGTGGTGGAGGATGGTTCGAACGTTACATGCAAGGATGTCTGCGATCAGTACGCAGGCATCCTTGATTTGTTTTATTACTACAAAGACAATAGTGGTCCAGGCCAGAGTCGTAACTATGGCGCAGCTCGTGCTCACGGCGACTGGCTGATTGTCTTGGATAGTGACGTGGTGTTGCCAGATAACTATCTGAAGGCTGTGGACGATGAACTTGCACATCTGGATTGCGATGCATGGGGAGGCCCCGATGCCGCCCATCCATCGTTTACACCTGTTCAGAAGGCCATATCTTATTCAATGACCTCTTTCTTCACCACCGGAGGCATCCGTGGTGGGAAAACAAAACTTGACAAATTTTTTCCCCGCTCCTATAATATGGGAATCCGTCGCAATGTCTATCAGCAGTTGGGTGGCTTTTCGAAGATGCGTTTTGGCGAGGACATTGACTTCTCGTATCGTATTGTAGAGGCAGGGTTTAAGACGCGCTTACTGCCCGCAGCATGGGTTTGGCACAAGCGTCGTACTGATTTCAGAAAGTTCTTTCGTCAGGTCTATAACAGCGGCATTGCACGCGTTAATCTTGAGAAAAGACATCCAGGAACAATGAAGCTGGTGCATCTGCTGCCCACGGTGTTCACCGTTGGAACCATTGCCTTGCTGCTCTTGGCACCATGGACAAGTGGGTGGTCGTTGCTGCCTTTGTTTCTTTATGCGTTGCTTCTTTGTCTGGATTCTGCCATTGCTAATAGGAGCCTACGAGTGGGCATGCTGAGTATTCCTGCAGCCTTCGTTCAGCTGATGGGCTACGGATTAGGATTCATAGAGTCGTGGTGGAAGCGCTGTATCTTAAAAAGAAACGAGTTCTCTGCTTTTGATGAGACGTTTTATAAATGA
- the radC gene encoding DNA repair protein RadC, which yields MNHKLNINQWAEEDRPREKMERLGPQALSDAELLAILVGSGSSEEDAVSLMKRILNECNNNLNTLGKKSVSDLCQFKGIGPAKAITIMAACELGKRRQLETAEERPDLGTATCIYNHMHPVMQDLDVEEFWVLLMNQNFRLIKKVRIAHGGISEVSVDVRIIMREAVLSNATIIAVCHNHPSGSIRPSRQDDALTETICKACQLMRIHFADHVIVADGIYYSYREEGRL from the coding sequence ATGAATCATAAACTGAACATTAACCAGTGGGCGGAGGAAGACCGACCACGCGAAAAAATGGAACGGTTGGGCCCTCAGGCACTGAGTGATGCCGAACTGTTGGCTATTCTTGTTGGCTCGGGCTCTTCAGAGGAGGATGCTGTGTCGCTGATGAAACGTATTCTCAACGAGTGCAACAACAACTTGAACACCTTAGGCAAGAAGTCTGTCAGCGATTTATGTCAGTTCAAGGGCATCGGTCCTGCTAAGGCCATCACAATCATGGCGGCCTGCGAACTGGGAAAACGCCGTCAGTTGGAGACTGCCGAGGAACGGCCTGACCTGGGTACGGCAACATGTATCTATAACCACATGCACCCAGTGATGCAGGATCTGGATGTGGAGGAGTTCTGGGTATTGTTGATGAACCAGAACTTCCGGCTTATCAAGAAAGTGCGCATCGCCCATGGTGGTATCAGTGAGGTGAGCGTGGATGTGCGCATCATCATGCGTGAGGCCGTCCTGTCGAATGCCACCATCATAGCCGTCTGTCATAACCATCCCAGCGGGAGCATTCGTCCCAGCAGACAGGATGATGCGCTGACAGAGACGATCTGTAAGGCTTGTCAGCTGATGCGCATCCATTTTGCCGATCATGTCATCGTTGCTGATGGCATCTACTACTCTTATCGCGAAGAGGGTAGGTTGTAG
- a CDS encoding ATP-binding protein: MRFVKLTLLCLCLSLSVKAGTVDSLRQVIPTLDYDERSKAYLQMSQLLSSGHDVKAMLECTNEWIAYEQNRGNAGEEDKARWSRIAVLTNCALDSMLLAEAPEQMNWFASHGFWNNYYDTWDSKACVYLYSGRIQTALREAYKMLDDAQTRDKNYGRSVAYQLMGVVYEGMGQYAQAAEVFRKCIAQLKESDGRVEVLTTVYDYLCQTLDASHDYEGVLSVANEWEQCVKQRLSQKSSLPEIHYATYIACLCNKTSALAGLKHIDEAQQILLKASQLQSKSGTPLGLYRIYYTHTRWALAAGKPHEALQYIDSIQHMDLNAGGNIDFLRGQALQMMGRYKEASELFYDLYLAKDSTYTREMRLQLDELNTLYKVDELKIQSQLERSRFWMGIAILIVFALLLFIFLRHRAAVRLRREHALLQESNEKLEHSNQQLQLANMRAGESSKMKSLFIRQVSHEIRTPLNILSGFTQVITSSGMNLDETTKAEIHARIIESTDRITGLVNKMLELSDASSQAIIECNDDVNAMQIALQASQDARMSQARHVAFDIVADPNVKNIQLRTNLKQATRALSLLLDNAQKFTKEGTVLLKIDAYENGLQFVVEDTGIGVPVTEAERIFEEFVQLDGYYEGTGIGLTVARSIARRLGGDVVLDTSYERGARFVMKLPAIDSTSTPKMNANDQVVGTSM; this comes from the coding sequence ATGAGGTTCGTGAAGTTAACGCTGTTATGTTTGTGCCTGTCGCTTTCAGTGAAAGCAGGCACTGTTGACTCATTGCGTCAGGTTATCCCCACTTTGGATTATGACGAGCGTTCAAAGGCCTATTTGCAGATGTCGCAGTTGCTCAGCAGCGGCCATGATGTGAAAGCCATGCTCGAATGTACCAACGAGTGGATTGCTTACGAACAGAACCGCGGAAATGCCGGTGAAGAAGACAAGGCGCGATGGAGTCGCATTGCTGTGCTGACAAACTGTGCCTTGGACAGCATGTTGCTGGCTGAAGCGCCGGAGCAGATGAATTGGTTTGCTTCGCATGGCTTTTGGAATAACTACTATGATACGTGGGATAGCAAAGCCTGTGTCTATTTATATTCGGGCCGTATTCAGACGGCATTGCGCGAAGCATATAAGATGTTGGACGATGCACAGACACGCGACAAGAACTATGGCCGTTCTGTTGCCTATCAGTTGATGGGCGTAGTCTATGAAGGCATGGGTCAATATGCGCAGGCTGCCGAGGTGTTTCGTAAGTGTATTGCGCAGTTGAAGGAAAGCGATGGGCGAGTGGAGGTGCTGACCACTGTTTACGATTACCTTTGTCAGACGCTTGATGCGTCGCACGACTATGAGGGCGTGCTGAGTGTGGCCAATGAGTGGGAGCAGTGTGTGAAGCAACGTCTCAGTCAGAAGAGTTCGCTTCCAGAGATACATTATGCGACCTATATAGCCTGTCTGTGTAACAAGACTTCGGCATTGGCGGGATTGAAACATATTGATGAGGCTCAGCAGATACTTCTGAAAGCCAGTCAGTTGCAGTCGAAAAGTGGTACGCCCTTGGGGTTGTATCGCATATACTATACGCATACCCGTTGGGCGTTGGCGGCAGGTAAGCCGCACGAGGCGTTACAATACATCGACAGTATTCAGCATATGGACCTGAATGCAGGTGGCAATATTGACTTTTTACGTGGTCAGGCATTACAGATGATGGGCCGTTACAAAGAGGCTTCCGAGCTCTTTTATGACCTGTATTTGGCTAAAGACTCCACTTACACGCGTGAGATGCGTCTGCAGCTTGACGAGTTGAACACGCTTTATAAGGTCGATGAACTGAAAATCCAGAGCCAGTTGGAACGGTCTCGTTTCTGGATGGGCATCGCGATACTGATTGTTTTTGCCTTGTTACTGTTTATCTTCTTGCGCCATCGTGCTGCGGTTCGTCTCCGTCGTGAGCATGCGTTGCTGCAGGAAAGCAACGAGAAACTGGAACACAGCAACCAGCAGTTGCAGTTGGCCAACATGCGAGCTGGCGAGTCTTCAAAGATGAAATCGCTGTTCATTCGTCAGGTGTCTCATGAGATTCGTACCCCATTGAACATCCTTTCCGGATTCACACAGGTGATAACCTCGTCGGGTATGAATCTTGATGAAACCACAAAGGCGGAAATTCATGCGCGTATCATCGAGAGCACCGATCGCATTACGGGGCTTGTCAATAAGATGCTGGAGTTGAGTGACGCCAGCAGTCAGGCTATCATTGAGTGCAACGACGATGTGAACGCCATGCAGATAGCGCTGCAAGCCAGTCAGGATGCTCGTATGTCGCAGGCTCGTCATGTGGCATTTGATATAGTGGCAGACCCGAATGTAAAGAATATCCAGCTTCGGACCAATCTGAAACAGGCCACACGTGCCTTGTCTTTGTTGTTAGACAATGCCCAGAAGTTTACCAAAGAGGGTACTGTCTTGCTGAAAATCGATGCGTATGAAAATGGACTTCAGTTTGTTGTTGAGGATACTGGCATTGGTGTTCCTGTTACCGAAGCAGAACGAATTTTCGAAGAGTTCGTGCAACTGGATGGATATTACGAAGGAACGGGCATCGGTCTGACCGTTGCCCGTTCCATAGCACGCCGACTTGGCGGCGATGTAGTGCTTGATACAAGCTATGAGCGTGGTGCGCGTTTTGTCATGAAACTGCCTGCCATCGACAGCACAAGCACCCCGAAGATGAATGCCAATGACCAAGTAGTAGGTACTTCGATGTGA
- a CDS encoding TerC family protein, with amino-acid sequence MELLPLWAWIVFYVLVFVMLIADLKMFGKKGEHEVSIKEALKMTAIWIGVSLVFCAGIYAFYPVDAHEKATEFLAGYLIEKSLSMDNLFVFLMLFSFFGIERKYQHEVLFWGIFGALVLRSIFIFAGAAVVERFEWVLGLFGLFLLYTGAKMFSHNDEQQSDPSQNIVVRLFKKFFPVTTKMHGDKFFIKEGTKRLATPLFITLLVIETTDVAFAVDSIPAVFSVSRDPFIVLTSNIFAILGLRALYFALAAVAQYFTYLKYGLGVILIFVGVKMLLAMNEYINQIFAWIGIELNMPHIEVPTTWSLAFIFGVLVLSMAGSFMTKRAPRS; translated from the coding sequence ATGGAACTATTACCACTTTGGGCGTGGATTGTTTTCTACGTTCTTGTATTTGTCATGCTGATTGCCGACCTGAAGATGTTCGGCAAAAAAGGAGAACATGAAGTAAGCATCAAAGAAGCACTGAAGATGACAGCCATCTGGATTGGCGTGTCGCTTGTCTTCTGTGCAGGCATCTATGCGTTCTATCCAGTAGATGCCCACGAGAAAGCAACAGAATTTCTGGCAGGTTACCTGATAGAGAAATCGCTATCTATGGACAATCTGTTTGTGTTCCTAATGCTCTTTTCTTTTTTTGGCATTGAACGCAAATACCAACATGAGGTACTTTTCTGGGGAATCTTTGGTGCGTTAGTATTGCGCAGCATCTTTATCTTTGCCGGTGCAGCCGTTGTTGAACGCTTTGAATGGGTACTGGGACTCTTCGGACTGTTCCTACTCTATACGGGCGCAAAGATGTTTTCGCACAACGACGAACAGCAAAGCGACCCTTCGCAAAACATCGTAGTCAGACTGTTTAAGAAGTTCTTCCCCGTGACTACCAAGATGCACGGTGATAAGTTCTTTATCAAAGAAGGCACTAAGCGACTGGCTACGCCACTGTTTATCACCTTGCTGGTCATCGAGACGACCGATGTGGCATTCGCTGTCGATTCCATCCCTGCCGTCTTCTCGGTCAGTCGTGATCCGTTCATTGTACTCACCTCAAACATCTTCGCCATTTTAGGACTGCGTGCACTCTATTTTGCACTGGCTGCCGTGGCCCAATATTTCACCTATCTGAAATACGGTTTGGGCGTCATCCTTATCTTTGTCGGCGTCAAGATGTTGCTCGCCATGAACGAATACATCAATCAAATATTTGCATGGATAGGAATTGAACTCAACATGCCTCACATCGAAGTACCTACTACTTGGTCATTGGCATTCATCTTCGGGGTGCTTGTGCTGTCGATGGCAGGCAGTTTCATGACAAAACGCGCACCACGCTCATAG
- a CDS encoding N-acetylornithine carbamoyltransferase, which translates to MKSFINVQDIGPLEKALAEAFEIKNDRYKYQHLGKNKTLMMIFFNNSLRTRLSTQKAAMNLGMNVIVLDVNAGAWKLETERGVIMDGDKSEHLLEAIPVMGCYCDVIGVRSFAGLTDREYDYAETVLQQFIKYSGKPVFAMETATVHPLQAFADLITIKEHAENKKPKVVLTWAPHCRALPQAVPNSFAEWMNAAEDVDLVITHPKGYELDPKFVGNARVEYDQKKAFEGADFIYAKNWSNPGVTNPADYGKITCEDRSWTVDTEHMSWTNNGKFMHCLPVRRNLIVTDDVIESPNSLVIPEAANREISCSVVLKRILESLS; encoded by the coding sequence ATGAAAAGCTTTATTAACGTACAAGACATCGGCCCTCTGGAGAAAGCCCTGGCCGAAGCATTTGAAATCAAGAACGACCGCTATAAGTATCAGCATCTGGGCAAAAACAAAACCCTGATGATGATCTTTTTCAATAATAGTCTGCGCACTCGACTCTCAACACAGAAGGCTGCCATGAACTTGGGCATGAACGTGATTGTGCTTGACGTGAATGCAGGCGCCTGGAAACTGGAGACTGAGCGTGGTGTCATCATGGATGGCGACAAGAGCGAACACCTGTTGGAGGCAATTCCCGTCATGGGATGCTACTGCGACGTGATCGGCGTACGCTCGTTTGCCGGTCTGACAGACCGTGAATACGACTATGCAGAGACCGTGCTGCAACAGTTTATCAAGTATAGCGGCAAGCCCGTGTTTGCCATGGAGACAGCCACCGTTCATCCTTTGCAGGCCTTTGCCGACCTCATCACCATTAAGGAGCATGCCGAAAACAAGAAGCCAAAGGTAGTCCTCACATGGGCTCCTCACTGCCGTGCTTTGCCACAGGCCGTGCCCAACAGCTTCGCAGAATGGATGAACGCTGCCGAAGATGTGGACTTGGTCATCACCCACCCCAAGGGCTACGAGCTCGATCCTAAATTCGTGGGCAACGCTCGTGTGGAGTACGACCAAAAGAAGGCCTTCGAAGGTGCTGACTTTATCTATGCCAAGAACTGGTCTAACCCTGGCGTAACCAACCCGGCTGACTATGGTAAGATTACCTGTGAGGACCGCTCATGGACAGTAGATACTGAGCACATGTCGTGGACCAACAATGGTAAGTTCATGCATTGCCTGCCCGTTCGTCGCAACCTGATTGTCACAGACGATGTCATTGAGAGTCCGAACTCACTGGTCATTCCCGAGGCAGCCAACCGTGAAATTAGTTGTTCGGTAGTTTTAAAACGAATACTTGAATCACTATCATAA
- a CDS encoding ammonium transporter gives MNEIGLSLDTVWMLLAAMLVFWMQPGFALCEAGFTRGKNTANILMKNFVDFMFGSLLFFFIGFGFMFGSDGAGFVGIPNWGDLSFYKGDLPVEGFLMFETVFCATAATIVSGAMAERTKFSMYLIYSAVISLIIYPIEGHWTWGGGWLCSDAADSFMMTTFGDVFHDFAGSAIVHSVGGVLALIGAIALGPRIGKYTKEGKSRAIPGHNLAMAALGVFILWLGWFGFNPGSQLAASGEVNRVAISHVFLTTNLAAVSGGMATMFVTWFKYGKPSLSLTLNGVLAGLVGITAGCDVVSPIGSVVIGLVCGAVLVYAIEFIDHKLHIDDPVGASSVHGVCGILGTVMTGLFSTTAGVFYGHGFGFLGAQVFGVLVIDLWAAVCGVALFYGIKKLHGLRVNARIEEEGLDIYEHGEYCYN, from the coding sequence ATGAACGAAATAGGATTATCACTTGACACCGTATGGATGCTGTTAGCAGCCATGCTTGTATTTTGGATGCAGCCAGGATTTGCGCTGTGCGAGGCGGGCTTCACCCGAGGTAAAAACACAGCAAACATTCTGATGAAGAACTTTGTGGACTTTATGTTTGGCTCATTGCTGTTCTTCTTTATCGGTTTTGGTTTTATGTTTGGCAGCGATGGTGCTGGCTTTGTAGGCATACCCAACTGGGGCGACCTCTCTTTCTATAAAGGCGACTTGCCCGTAGAGGGCTTCTTGATGTTCGAAACGGTCTTCTGTGCCACCGCGGCAACGATTGTGAGCGGTGCAATGGCCGAACGTACCAAGTTCTCGATGTACCTGATCTACAGTGCAGTCATTTCGCTTATCATCTACCCCATCGAAGGTCATTGGACCTGGGGCGGAGGTTGGTTGTGCAGTGATGCTGCCGACAGTTTTATGATGACCACCTTTGGTGACGTGTTTCACGACTTTGCCGGCTCTGCCATCGTGCACAGCGTTGGTGGTGTACTGGCTCTGATTGGCGCCATTGCACTGGGGCCACGCATCGGCAAATACACCAAAGAGGGTAAGAGTCGTGCCATTCCCGGCCACAATCTGGCCATGGCGGCACTGGGTGTCTTCATCCTCTGGCTGGGATGGTTTGGTTTCAACCCTGGTTCTCAGCTGGCAGCCAGCGGCGAGGTGAACCGTGTTGCCATCTCGCATGTATTCCTGACCACCAACCTTGCTGCCGTCTCTGGCGGTATGGCCACCATGTTTGTGACTTGGTTCAAATATGGCAAGCCATCACTGTCACTGACTCTGAACGGCGTCTTGGCTGGCTTGGTAGGCATCACTGCCGGTTGCGACGTTGTTTCGCCCATAGGTTCAGTCGTCATTGGTCTGGTGTGTGGCGCTGTTCTGGTCTATGCCATCGAGTTTATTGATCACAAGTTGCACATTGACGACCCCGTCGGCGCCTCATCGGTTCATGGAGTTTGCGGCATCCTTGGCACCGTCATGACAGGCTTATTCTCTACCACCGCCGGTGTCTTCTATGGTCATGGCTTTGGCTTTTTGGGCGCACAGGTATTCGGAGTGCTGGTCATTGACCTCTGGGCTGCAGTCTGCGGTGTGGCACTATTCTATGGCATCAAAAAGCTACACGGCCTGCGCGTGAACGCTCGCATCGAGGAAGAAGGACTGGACATCTACGAACACGGCGAATACTGCTATAACTAA
- a CDS encoding P-II family nitrogen regulator, translating into MKRIEAIIRKTKFEDLKEALLQSDIDWFEYHNVHGIGQSREERIYRGVQYSTDVIERVALTIVCRDQFVAPTVKVILQVAHTGEVGDGRIFVSEVLDTWSIRTGENGDTVLRDKK; encoded by the coding sequence ATGAAAAGGATTGAAGCTATTATCCGAAAGACGAAGTTCGAAGACTTGAAAGAGGCGCTGCTACAATCAGACATTGACTGGTTTGAATACCACAATGTGCATGGCATCGGGCAAAGTCGCGAAGAGAGGATCTATCGTGGAGTACAGTATTCAACCGACGTGATTGAGCGCGTAGCACTGACCATTGTCTGTCGCGACCAATTCGTAGCCCCCACTGTAAAGGTGATTCTGCAGGTAGCTCACACAGGCGAAGTTGGCGATGGGCGTATTTTCGTCAGCGAAGTACTGGACACATGGAGCATCCGCACAGGCGAAAATGGCGACACAGTGCTGAGAGACAAGAAATAG
- a CDS encoding glutamate-5-semialdehyde dehydrogenase, translated as MQLTDTFKRVKQASKRLGLLTDEQRNEILLAVSKAIVKQQQRILEANAKDLSKMEKSNPLYDRLQLTESRLEAIAADMRNVATLPSPLGHVTKAKTLPNGLRLCRVSVPFGVIGMIYEARPNVTFDVFSLCFKSGNACVLKGGKDADCSNREEVALIHEVLEQYGISKDVVALLPATHEATGEMLNAVGYIDLCIPRGGRKLIDFVRDTARVPVIETGAGVVNTYFDKDGDLEMGRAIVNNAKTRRVSVCNALDCLLIHSERLCDLAHLVEPLAEKKVIIYADQQAHAALEGHYPYLEHATEESFGTEFMDYKMAIKTVASIEEALEHIDNNGSGHSECIITKDEKAARMFQAHVDAACVYWNAPTSFTDGAQFGLGAEIGISTQKLGPRGPMALEEITTYKWLIEGEGQIRA; from the coding sequence ATGCAACTCACTGACACTTTCAAACGAGTGAAGCAAGCCAGCAAACGACTGGGGCTGCTCACCGACGAACAACGTAACGAGATACTTCTGGCCGTCAGCAAGGCTATTGTGAAACAGCAACAGCGCATCTTGGAGGCCAACGCGAAGGACCTGAGCAAGATGGAGAAATCAAACCCGCTCTACGACCGTCTGCAACTGACGGAGAGCAGATTGGAGGCCATAGCTGCCGACATGCGCAACGTGGCCACACTGCCATCGCCACTGGGACATGTGACCAAAGCCAAGACACTGCCCAACGGCTTGCGGCTGTGCCGTGTGTCGGTGCCCTTCGGAGTGATTGGCATGATCTACGAAGCACGTCCGAACGTGACGTTTGATGTTTTCTCACTCTGTTTCAAAAGTGGCAATGCCTGCGTTCTGAAAGGCGGCAAAGATGCCGACTGCAGCAACCGAGAGGAGGTGGCACTGATTCATGAAGTGCTTGAGCAATACGGCATCTCAAAAGATGTAGTAGCTCTGCTGCCTGCCACTCACGAGGCTACGGGGGAGATGTTGAACGCCGTGGGCTACATAGACCTGTGCATACCACGCGGTGGCAGAAAACTTATCGACTTCGTACGCGACACGGCTCGCGTGCCCGTCATTGAGACTGGTGCCGGTGTAGTGAACACCTACTTTGACAAAGACGGTGATTTGGAGATGGGACGCGCCATCGTCAACAATGCGAAGACACGTCGTGTCAGTGTGTGCAATGCACTAGACTGCCTGCTTATACACAGCGAGAGACTCTGCGACCTGGCCCATCTGGTTGAGCCATTAGCAGAGAAAAAGGTCATCATCTATGCCGACCAGCAGGCTCATGCCGCGCTTGAAGGGCACTATCCCTATCTGGAGCATGCCACAGAAGAGAGCTTCGGCACCGAGTTTATGGACTATAAGATGGCCATCAAGACCGTTGCCTCGATAGAAGAGGCCCTGGAACACATCGACAACAACGGGTCGGGGCATAGCGAATGCATCATCACAAAGGATGAAAAGGCCGCACGAATGTTTCAGGCTCATGTTGACGCTGCATGCGTCTATTGGAATGCACCAACCTCATTCACAGACGGTGCGCAGTTCGGACTGGGGGCAGAGATAGGCATCTCAACCCAGAAATTGGGCCCACGCGGCCCCATGGCCTTGGAAGAAATCACCACCTACAAGTGGCTCATCGAAGGCGAAGGACAGATAAGAGCTTAG
- a CDS encoding sodium:alanine symporter family protein, translated as MDINQLITQVNDALWTYVLIGALVGCGLWFTWRTRFVQLRMLGEMIRLLTDSAVDTTRGVKHISSFQAFAVSVATRVGTGNLAGVASAIAIGGPGAVFWMWVIALIGAATAFVESTLAQLFKRKHQDSFIGGPAYYIQYGLHQRWMAITFAVLITCQFGLSNNSIQSNTICCAMQEAFGWSPLWVGISLSLMALLIVFGGIQRIAKVSSVLVPVMAIGYVVLAVFIIVTNIEKIPIVMKVILADAFGIHQVAGGGIGATIMYGVKRGLFSNEAGEGSAPNVAATAATSHPVKQGLIQALGVFTDTLLVCSCTAFIILISGLYCNSELNGIALTQSALQSEVGSAGPVFVAVAIFLFAFSSIIGNYYYGEANIRFITNDNKVMTAYRIFSGGVMVLFGALASFELVWNVVDFFMAFLTLCNLIAIVLLGRYVFRLLDDYNSQKRRGIKEPAFHRSQFPELEKELECWE; from the coding sequence ATGGATATAAACCAACTGATTACTCAGGTTAACGATGCCCTTTGGACTTACGTATTAATTGGCGCCTTGGTGGGCTGCGGATTGTGGTTCACTTGGCGCACGCGTTTTGTGCAGTTACGTATGCTTGGCGAGATGATACGCCTGCTGACCGACTCAGCAGTCGATACAACGCGCGGTGTGAAGCACATCTCTTCTTTTCAAGCCTTTGCCGTGTCGGTAGCCACGCGTGTTGGCACCGGTAATTTGGCGGGTGTTGCTTCTGCCATAGCCATAGGCGGCCCCGGTGCTGTGTTTTGGATGTGGGTCATTGCGCTGATTGGTGCGGCCACGGCTTTCGTTGAGTCAACACTTGCCCAACTGTTTAAAAGGAAGCATCAAGACTCCTTTATTGGTGGCCCTGCCTATTATATTCAGTATGGACTGCACCAGCGATGGATGGCCATCACCTTTGCCGTTCTAATCACGTGCCAGTTTGGACTTTCTAATAATTCCATTCAGTCCAACACCATTTGTTGTGCTATGCAGGAAGCTTTTGGATGGTCGCCCTTATGGGTGGGCATCTCTCTGTCGTTGATGGCATTGCTGATTGTCTTCGGTGGCATCCAGCGAATTGCTAAGGTGAGTTCTGTTTTGGTCCCTGTGATGGCCATAGGCTATGTGGTATTGGCCGTCTTTATCATCGTGACCAATATCGAAAAGATTCCCATTGTCATGAAGGTGATACTCGCCGATGCCTTTGGTATCCATCAAGTAGCAGGTGGCGGCATCGGAGCTACCATTATGTATGGCGTCAAGCGAGGTCTGTTTTCCAATGAGGCAGGCGAGGGCAGCGCTCCGAATGTGGCAGCCACGGCAGCCACCAGTCATCCCGTAAAGCAAGGTCTGATACAGGCGCTGGGTGTGTTTACCGACACCTTACTGGTATGCTCGTGCACCGCATTCATCATCCTGATCAGTGGTCTTTATTGCAATTCCGAACTGAATGGCATCGCCTTGACCCAGTCAGCGTTGCAGTCGGAGGTGGGAAGCGCAGGTCCTGTGTTTGTTGCTGTGGCCATCTTCCTCTTTGCCTTCTCCAGCATCATCGGTAATTATTATTATGGCGAGGCCAATATCCGTTTCATCACCAACGACAACAAGGTGATGACAGCCTATCGCATCTTCTCGGGTGGCGTGATGGTTCTATTTGGAGCACTGGCCAGTTTTGAGTTGGTGTGGAATGTTGTCGATTTCTTTATGGCTTTCCTGACATTGTGCAACCTCATTGCCATTGTCTTGCTCGGACGCTATGTCTTCCGTCTTTTAGATGACTACAACAGTCAGAAGCGTCGCGGTATCAAGGAACCTGCGTTCCATCGCAGTCAGTTTCCTGAGTTAGAGAAAGAGTTGGAATGTTGGGAATAA